In Hamadaea flava, a genomic segment contains:
- a CDS encoding CPBP family intramembrane glutamic endopeptidase: MKIVFLLVAFVGAGLLGAVQPATGLPTEILQLTQFGPALGVAVALIFWPTRVKALLAGAFSGRGGTRTGLALAATAVVVVTGAAAVYGLIGGDAGPTMPQHSLLVIAVAQFVGACGEEIGWRCFLQPAVRTRWGVLASSTAVGLIWGLWHPVFAEGWAYATAFVVATVSMSIVLGVALDGVRAHRLWLAGTFHTLVNLAMLLFMDEESGAVVPMALLAATCAVAAVGWLASRATNMPRVESQAG, encoded by the coding sequence ATGAAGATCGTCTTCCTCCTCGTCGCGTTCGTCGGCGCCGGTCTGCTGGGCGCCGTCCAGCCCGCCACCGGCCTGCCCACCGAGATCCTTCAGCTCACCCAGTTCGGCCCGGCGCTCGGCGTCGCCGTCGCGCTGATCTTCTGGCCCACGCGGGTCAAGGCGCTGCTCGCCGGAGCCTTCAGCGGACGCGGCGGTACGCGTACCGGGCTGGCGCTGGCCGCGACCGCCGTCGTCGTGGTGACCGGTGCGGCCGCGGTCTACGGCCTGATCGGCGGCGACGCCGGCCCGACGATGCCGCAGCACTCGCTGCTCGTGATCGCCGTCGCGCAGTTCGTCGGCGCGTGTGGCGAGGAGATCGGCTGGCGCTGCTTCCTGCAGCCCGCGGTGCGTACGCGGTGGGGCGTGCTCGCGTCGTCGACGGCGGTCGGCCTGATCTGGGGACTGTGGCACCCCGTGTTCGCCGAGGGCTGGGCGTACGCCACCGCGTTCGTCGTCGCGACGGTGTCGATGTCGATCGTCCTCGGCGTCGCACTGGACGGCGTCCGGGCGCACCGGCTGTGGCTGGCCGGGACCTTCCACACCCTGGTCAACCTCGCCATGCTGCTGTTCATGGACGAGGAGTCCGGCGCCGTCGTGCCGATGGCGCTGCTGGCCGCGACCTGCGCGGTGGCCGCGGTTGGCTGGCTGGCGAGCCGCGCGACTAACATGCCCCGGGTGGAAAGTCAGGCGGGATGA
- a CDS encoding CGNR zinc finger domain-containing protein codes for MIETTPPPLVGEPLALDLVNTLATRPDGVPVDLLSEPASAAGWLAAQHGLGRLAAVHPGDLNLAALRTLRTHVADCVEAARHSTAPGPAALAALNDAVRAAPAYAQLSWQDGTLIRRTERSGVPGRDLLAELAEAAVALVTDPAVVRVRGCEGAQCRLLFLPAHPQRRWCSPATCGNRARVARHYQRRHG; via the coding sequence GTGATCGAGACGACACCGCCGCCCCTCGTCGGGGAGCCGCTCGCGCTGGACCTGGTCAACACGCTGGCCACCCGGCCGGATGGCGTACCGGTGGATCTGCTGAGCGAGCCCGCGTCGGCTGCCGGCTGGCTCGCCGCCCAGCACGGCCTCGGCCGCCTGGCCGCCGTCCACCCCGGCGACCTGAACCTGGCGGCGCTCCGGACGCTGCGTACGCACGTCGCCGACTGTGTCGAGGCCGCCCGCCACTCGACCGCCCCTGGTCCGGCGGCGCTGGCCGCGCTCAACGACGCGGTCCGGGCGGCTCCGGCGTACGCCCAGCTGAGCTGGCAGGACGGCACGCTCATCCGCCGGACCGAACGCAGTGGCGTACCCGGTCGCGATCTGCTCGCCGAACTGGCCGAAGCCGCCGTGGCCCTGGTGACCGATCCCGCCGTCGTCCGCGTACGCGGTTGCGAGGGTGCGCAGTGCCGGCTGTTGTTCCTGCCCGCCCACCCGCAACGCCGCTGGTGTTCCCCGGCGACCTGCGGCAACCGGGCCCGGGTCGCCCGGCACTACCAACGCCGTCACGGCTGA
- a CDS encoding alpha/beta fold hydrolase, with protein MTALAIPPQVHHRYADVDGVTVFYREAGPAEAPTVLLLHGFPSASHQYRRLIEALAARYHVVAPDYPGFGFTEAPADYAYSFDGLADTVERFTDVLGLRRYALYLFDFGGPVGLRLAERRPERVTGLIVQNANAYADGLSELAQGMIANRPGVPGAEDQVRGILTLAVTRGQYEGGTTDVSLVDPAGWTLDQYFLDQPGREEAQIALALNYWSNVEAYPRWQQYLRDHQPPALVLWGRNDAFFPEAGAYAYLADLPDAEVHVFDTGHFALEEALPEVVPLIGGFLAKLPRRIAVVGAGGRLGGAVAREVAERGHRLTPLGRSTMDVTDPDSIAAAVAGHDAVVVAIKGDDSLVPRGAKALLDGLSRAGVRRLVFVGGGGSLQDPSGQRFVDSPQFPAIYLQTARDQAEALEVLRASADPVSWTYISPPPVHLVDGPRTGDYLVEARDTPIVGASGESRVSVPDFAAAVVDAAETGRFDRRRVTVAYA; from the coding sequence ATGACCGCTCTGGCGATCCCCCCGCAGGTCCACCACCGGTACGCCGACGTCGACGGAGTCACCGTCTTCTACCGCGAGGCCGGGCCGGCCGAAGCGCCCACAGTGCTGCTGTTGCACGGCTTCCCGAGCGCCTCGCATCAGTACCGGCGGCTCATCGAGGCACTGGCCGCCCGCTACCACGTCGTCGCCCCGGACTACCCCGGCTTCGGCTTCACCGAGGCGCCCGCGGACTACGCGTACAGCTTCGACGGGCTGGCCGACACCGTCGAGCGGTTCACCGACGTCCTGGGCCTGCGGCGGTACGCGCTCTACCTGTTCGACTTCGGCGGCCCCGTCGGGCTGCGGCTGGCCGAGCGGCGGCCGGAGCGGGTCACCGGGCTGATCGTGCAGAATGCCAACGCGTACGCCGACGGCCTGTCGGAACTGGCCCAGGGCATGATCGCCAACCGGCCGGGCGTGCCCGGGGCCGAGGACCAGGTCCGGGGGATCCTGACCCTCGCGGTGACCCGGGGTCAGTACGAAGGCGGCACCACTGACGTCTCGCTCGTCGACCCGGCCGGCTGGACGCTCGACCAGTACTTCCTCGACCAGCCAGGGCGCGAGGAGGCGCAGATCGCGTTGGCGCTGAACTACTGGAGCAACGTCGAGGCGTACCCGCGGTGGCAGCAGTACCTGCGGGACCACCAGCCTCCGGCGCTCGTCCTCTGGGGACGCAACGACGCGTTCTTCCCCGAGGCCGGGGCGTACGCGTACCTCGCCGACCTGCCCGATGCCGAGGTGCACGTGTTCGACACCGGGCACTTCGCGCTGGAGGAGGCGTTGCCCGAGGTGGTGCCGCTGATCGGCGGCTTCCTGGCTAAGCTGCCCCGGCGCATCGCGGTCGTCGGCGCGGGCGGACGGCTCGGTGGAGCGGTCGCCCGGGAGGTCGCCGAGCGCGGACACCGGCTCACTCCGCTGGGACGGTCCACGATGGACGTCACCGATCCGGACTCGATCGCGGCGGCCGTCGCCGGGCACGACGCCGTCGTCGTCGCGATCAAGGGCGACGACTCGCTGGTGCCCCGAGGCGCGAAGGCACTGCTCGACGGGTTGAGCCGGGCGGGCGTACGCCGCCTCGTGTTCGTCGGCGGCGGAGGCAGTCTGCAGGATCCGTCGGGACAGCGGTTCGTGGACTCGCCCCAGTTCCCGGCGATCTACTTGCAGACGGCCCGGGACCAGGCCGAGGCCCTGGAGGTGCTGCGCGCGTCGGCCGACCCGGTGAGCTGGACCTACATCAGCCCGCCCCCGGTCCACCTGGTCGACGGGCCGCGTACCGGCGACTATCTGGTCGAGGCCCGGGACACCCCGATCGTCGGGGCGAGCGGGGAGAGCCGGGTCAGCGTCCCGGACTTCGCCGCGGCCGTCGTCGACGCCGCCGAGACCGGCCGGTTCGACCGGCGCCGGGTGACCGTCGCCTACGCCTGA